A region of Maribacter algicola DNA encodes the following proteins:
- a CDS encoding VCBS repeat-containing protein: MQKHLVYIGLLLLLTGCAKNTKDKLFNRLPSSSTGIQFSNTLTSTPRLNILNYLYYYNGAGVITADYNNDGLIDLFFAGNQVPPAFYVNQGNFRFKKIPIPWDEMDLNSWTTGVTQVDINNDGLLDIYICQASGYRALKGKNKLFVNQGLDASGNPIFKDQSMEYGLDFEGLSTKAVFFDYDLDGDLDMYLLNHSVHPNLNYGKGENRSKIDPISGDLLYENVNGHFTDVSKKAGIFQGKSGYGLGISISDINLDGYPDIYIGNDFFENDYLYINQQDGTFKEIISHDDTKMGHTSHYSMGNAIADVNNDGYPDIISLDMLPEDLQTYKTSGLEYGYPIYQQYLKNGFAPQFMQNTLHLNNSGSSFSEIGFLSGISATEWSWGPLLADFDNDGHKDLFITNGIKGATNDMDYMNFIANEDIQRRIDAGMRNTDMPLINEIPEKKVANYIFKNNGDLTFSDNTNNWFESQPSFSNGCAFADLDNDGDLDLIINNIDEEATIMENTLQNNNFVKLKFKGPSKNINAIGAKVYVYSNGNEQFQELYPSNNYLSSGSNTLIFGMGKDSVVDSLSIIWPDNSIKKITKLKLNKEIVVTYEAPERSSFIPKKKSLVYNYYTGKDFAIDFVHEEKQTLDFNKEPLIPFASSNEGPAISVADINMDGLSDIFIGGAKTQSSKLYIQDKNGQFAESQSDLFHPKSINEDVTSSFFDANGDSNLDLLVASGGNEFRDGNPLKPRLYLNYKGTFNEDVTAFENVALNASKVLPFDYDNDGDMDVVITSDLVPSMYGEVPEQYFFVNDGNGTFTNAVNTIAPELKKIGNVKDVLWEDINGDGLSDLIAVGHWMPISIFINDGKKLKLLKSNGLEQTHGWWNTIFTMDVDNDGDQDIIAGNWGSNTKFQATEEKPITLYNYDFDSNGQKDPVITYYHGNTETPFASKDELVKQMPFLNKRFLSYNSFAKASIEEIFGNSTLSESDKKFVYELKSCLFLNEGNGKFKKQPLPLITQASSVHDITSGDFNGDGYSDLLIVGNTFEMSTQLGRLDALHGLILYHSKDNQNPFTGQYQMLEIDGAAREIQKIKLKNREAFIIARNNASPIFFTYKNQNE, translated from the coding sequence ATGCAAAAACACTTGGTATATATTGGTTTACTACTACTTTTAACAGGATGTGCTAAAAATACTAAGGACAAACTCTTTAACAGGTTACCGTCCAGCAGTACCGGCATCCAGTTCTCAAATACCCTAACAAGTACTCCTCGACTAAATATTCTCAATTATTTGTACTATTACAACGGTGCTGGTGTTATTACCGCAGATTATAATAACGATGGACTTATAGATCTTTTTTTTGCGGGTAACCAAGTACCCCCCGCCTTCTACGTAAACCAAGGAAATTTCAGGTTTAAAAAAATACCTATCCCTTGGGATGAAATGGATTTAAACAGCTGGACTACCGGGGTCACTCAGGTAGACATTAACAACGACGGATTATTGGATATCTACATCTGTCAGGCTTCAGGATACAGAGCCCTAAAAGGAAAAAATAAACTGTTTGTAAATCAGGGGTTAGACGCTTCTGGAAATCCTATTTTCAAGGACCAATCAATGGAATATGGTCTAGATTTCGAAGGACTTTCTACCAAAGCTGTATTTTTTGATTATGACCTTGATGGGGATTTAGATATGTACTTATTGAACCATTCAGTCCATCCGAACCTCAATTACGGTAAAGGAGAAAATCGGTCTAAAATTGACCCAATTTCAGGAGACCTACTTTATGAGAATGTAAATGGCCATTTTACCGATGTAAGTAAGAAAGCTGGAATATTCCAGGGAAAAAGTGGATATGGTTTGGGAATTTCCATCTCGGACATTAATCTTGATGGCTATCCGGATATTTATATTGGCAATGATTTCTTTGAAAATGATTATCTCTACATCAATCAACAAGACGGCACATTTAAGGAAATAATATCCCATGATGACACAAAAATGGGCCATACCTCGCACTACTCCATGGGAAATGCCATAGCGGATGTTAATAATGACGGTTATCCGGACATCATTTCTTTGGATATGCTTCCCGAAGATTTACAGACCTACAAAACTTCGGGGCTGGAATATGGTTATCCAATTTATCAACAATATTTAAAAAATGGTTTTGCTCCACAATTCATGCAAAACACCCTACACCTAAATAATTCAGGTTCCAGCTTTTCGGAAATCGGTTTTTTAAGCGGCATTTCCGCAACTGAATGGTCTTGGGGACCCTTATTGGCAGACTTTGATAATGATGGGCATAAAGACCTTTTTATTACCAACGGAATAAAAGGAGCTACCAATGACATGGATTATATGAACTTCATTGCCAATGAAGATATTCAGCGCAGGATAGATGCCGGCATGAGGAATACAGATATGCCATTAATTAATGAAATTCCTGAAAAAAAAGTAGCCAACTATATTTTTAAAAATAATGGGGATCTAACATTTTCGGATAATACTAATAACTGGTTCGAAAGCCAACCTTCATTTAGCAATGGTTGTGCCTTTGCCGATTTGGATAACGACGGAGACCTTGATCTAATAATAAATAATATAGATGAAGAAGCTACCATTATGGAAAACACCCTGCAAAACAACAACTTCGTTAAACTAAAATTTAAAGGACCTTCCAAAAACATCAACGCTATAGGAGCAAAGGTATATGTTTATTCGAACGGAAATGAACAGTTCCAAGAACTTTACCCATCCAACAATTACCTTTCATCAGGTTCCAATACTCTAATTTTTGGAATGGGAAAAGACTCCGTAGTGGATTCACTATCCATCATTTGGCCGGACAATTCAATAAAGAAAATCACCAAGCTAAAGCTGAATAAGGAAATCGTAGTGACTTATGAAGCTCCTGAACGTTCAAGTTTTATTCCGAAAAAAAAGTCTTTAGTGTATAACTATTACACAGGAAAGGATTTTGCCATAGATTTTGTTCATGAAGAAAAACAGACACTTGACTTTAACAAAGAACCCTTGATTCCTTTTGCCTCATCCAATGAAGGACCTGCAATTTCCGTAGCCGACATTAATATGGATGGCCTTTCGGATATATTTATTGGAGGAGCCAAAACGCAATCCTCCAAATTATATATTCAAGATAAAAATGGACAGTTTGCCGAAAGTCAATCAGATTTGTTCCACCCTAAATCTATCAACGAAGACGTTACCAGTTCTTTTTTTGATGCAAATGGGGACAGCAATCTAGACCTTTTGGTGGCAAGTGGCGGAAACGAATTTCGTGATGGAAACCCATTAAAACCCAGGCTTTACTTGAACTATAAGGGGACTTTTAATGAGGACGTTACTGCCTTTGAAAACGTTGCCCTTAATGCTTCCAAGGTGTTGCCCTTTGACTATGACAATGATGGGGATATGGACGTTGTTATAACTTCAGACCTTGTACCCTCTATGTACGGCGAAGTTCCAGAACAATATTTCTTTGTAAATGATGGAAATGGAACGTTTACCAATGCTGTCAATACTATTGCCCCAGAGCTCAAAAAAATAGGGAATGTAAAAGATGTGCTATGGGAAGATATCAACGGTGATGGACTAAGCGACTTAATAGCGGTTGGTCACTGGATGCCTATTTCCATTTTTATCAACGATGGCAAAAAGTTAAAACTTTTAAAATCAAATGGCTTAGAACAGACTCATGGATGGTGGAACACCATATTTACTATGGATGTTGACAATGATGGCGATCAGGATATTATTGCCGGAAATTGGGGTAGCAACACCAAATTCCAGGCTACTGAAGAAAAACCCATTACCCTGTACAACTATGATTTTGATTCCAACGGACAAAAAGATCCAGTTATAACCTATTATCATGGCAATACGGAAACACCATTCGCTTCCAAGGATGAACTAGTAAAGCAAATGCCGTTCCTCAACAAGAGGTTTCTTTCCTATAATTCTTTTGCCAAAGCGAGTATTGAAGAGATATTCGGTAATTCCACATTGAGCGAATCGGATAAAAAATTTGTCTATGAATTAAAAAGTTGTTTATTCTTGAACGAAGGAAACGGGAAGTTTAAAAAGCAACCGCTGCCATTAATTACACAGGCATCTTCCGTTCACGACATAACTTCTGGAGATTTTAACGGAGATGGTTATTCTGATTTATTGATTGTTGGTAATACCTTTGAAATGAGTACGCAGCTAGGTCGGTTAGATGCATTACATGGATTAATTTTGTACCATTCCAAGGACAATCAAAATCCATTTACAGGCCAATACCAAATGTTGGAAATTGATGGAGCAGCCAGGGAAATACAAAAAATTAAACTAAAAAACAGGGAGGCATTTATTATTGCCCGTAACAATGCCTCACCAATTTTTTTTACATACAAGAATCAAAATGAATAA
- a CDS encoding VCBS repeat-containing protein: protein MSLIAIFLGYSCKEKSSGGNEPQKMENTLFTLMSPDSTGIRFYNNIENQKNFNIFKYRNFYNGGGVALGDINNDGLTDVYLTGNMVPNRLYLNKGNFQFEDISESAGVTGNKPWSTGVTMADINNDGFLDIYVSNAGNMEGNNHDNDLFINNGDLTFTESAVEYNLAKTGFSTHATFFDYDKDGDLDAYILNNSNIPVSSLGYAEQREVRAQDWEGVPDIFKGVGDMLLRNDDGKFVDVSEESGIYGSLIGFGLGVMVTDINQDLYPDIYVSNDFYERDYLYINNQDGTFSEEIKKWTNHLSLSAMGIDIADINNDGLSDIFITDMLPEPDQRVKSVMEFEGYNVFKLKQSKDFHQQYIQNTLQLNNGNGSFSEIAYYSGIEATDWSWSGLMFDMDNDGLKDIFITNGINHDLTDLDFVDFFANEIIQKMALTGHKESIDSIINKMPMTPLPNYAYKNKGDITFKNANREWGFELPSKSNGAAYGDLDNDGDLDLVVNNVNMESFVYRNNSEKQNKNNFIKLKFIGSDKNKFAIGTVAKLYFKDQIIEQTLIPSRGFQSSVEYPMTIGLGGQTTLDSIRIIWPNDLTEKLENVEVNTTLTFNQENATTKYKLPKKVESTPLLQEVKNPYLIAHNENEYNDFNNEGLIYQSLAQEGPAMAIGDVNGDGNDDLFIGGAKGQPGALYLFGDNAKIGRPTSSYFDVDAAQEDTAAAFFDMDNDGDLDLIVGSGGNEIGMQNTYEARIYINNGKANYTKLNTKLPSTNKNISVIVTNDFNGDGYPDIFIGSRSVVSTYGVDPNHLLLQNNGDNTFTDVTEKSAYDLKNAGMVTDAIWVDIDSDDKKDLITVSDWGTPKIFKNSGRRLSQWDTSLDSLSGWWGAIDAKDLDNDGDIDLILGNAGSNLHYKPTPGNPMKMWVNDFDNDGTIEQIVTQRYDEGDYPLHQKKELTTQILALKKANIKASDYAKRTIDKLFSKGVIDNSIVKTASTSESVIAINEGNGEFSVKILPPQVQFSCICGIACTDVNRDGNLDLIMAGNNFEFKPQFSRLDANYGNVLLGDGKLGFEWQNYDKSGMFIRNEVKHLKILKDKSGNQFIVAAINNAAPKIYRLHEN from the coding sequence ATGTCATTAATTGCAATTTTTCTAGGCTATTCCTGTAAGGAAAAATCCAGTGGAGGAAACGAGCCACAGAAAATGGAAAATACTCTTTTTACCTTGATGTCCCCAGACAGTACAGGAATCAGGTTTTACAATAACATTGAAAACCAAAAGAATTTCAACATCTTCAAATACAGAAATTTCTATAATGGCGGCGGTGTAGCGCTAGGAGATATAAATAATGATGGCCTTACAGATGTATATTTAACGGGAAACATGGTGCCTAACCGACTTTACCTCAACAAAGGAAATTTTCAGTTTGAGGATATTTCGGAATCCGCCGGTGTTACAGGTAACAAACCTTGGTCAACAGGAGTTACTATGGCAGATATCAACAATGATGGATTTTTGGATATCTATGTAAGCAATGCCGGAAATATGGAAGGCAATAACCATGATAATGACCTGTTCATCAACAATGGCGACTTGACCTTTACGGAAAGTGCGGTAGAATATAACTTGGCAAAAACAGGTTTTTCCACACATGCCACTTTTTTTGACTATGATAAAGATGGTGATCTAGATGCTTACATCCTTAACAATAGTAACATCCCTGTGAGTAGCCTAGGATATGCAGAACAGCGGGAAGTACGTGCACAGGATTGGGAGGGTGTTCCAGATATCTTCAAGGGCGTAGGCGATATGTTGTTAAGAAACGATGATGGAAAATTTGTGGACGTTAGTGAAGAGTCCGGAATCTACGGCAGTTTAATTGGTTTTGGTCTTGGAGTCATGGTTACCGATATAAATCAAGACCTTTACCCGGATATTTATGTTTCCAATGATTTCTATGAAAGGGATTACCTATACATTAATAATCAGGACGGAACATTCAGTGAAGAAATAAAAAAGTGGACAAATCACCTAAGTCTATCCGCAATGGGCATAGACATCGCGGACATCAATAATGATGGCCTAAGTGATATCTTTATTACCGATATGCTCCCAGAACCGGACCAGCGCGTGAAATCCGTTATGGAGTTTGAAGGTTATAACGTTTTTAAACTCAAGCAAAGTAAGGACTTTCACCAACAGTACATTCAAAATACCTTACAATTGAACAACGGAAATGGTTCGTTTTCAGAAATTGCCTATTATAGTGGAATTGAGGCAACGGATTGGAGCTGGTCCGGACTTATGTTCGATATGGATAATGATGGCCTTAAGGATATTTTCATCACCAACGGTATAAACCATGACCTCACGGATTTGGATTTTGTAGACTTCTTTGCCAATGAAATCATCCAAAAAATGGCCCTTACCGGTCATAAAGAATCTATTGATTCCATCATCAACAAAATGCCCATGACTCCCCTTCCCAATTACGCCTATAAAAATAAAGGGGACATTACTTTTAAAAATGCAAACAGGGAATGGGGATTTGAATTGCCCAGCAAATCCAATGGAGCAGCTTATGGGGATTTGGACAATGACGGGGATTTGGACCTTGTAGTGAATAATGTGAATATGGAAAGTTTTGTCTACCGTAACAATTCGGAAAAACAAAACAAAAACAATTTTATAAAATTAAAGTTCATAGGATCGGATAAAAACAAATTCGCTATAGGTACGGTCGCCAAACTTTATTTTAAGGACCAGATCATAGAGCAAACGTTGATACCTTCACGTGGGTTTCAATCTTCGGTAGAATACCCAATGACCATAGGGCTTGGAGGTCAAACTACTCTAGATTCTATCCGAATTATTTGGCCGAATGACCTTACGGAAAAATTGGAAAATGTTGAAGTCAATACTACCTTGACATTTAATCAAGAGAATGCTACTACTAAATACAAGCTTCCTAAAAAAGTTGAATCCACGCCTCTTTTGCAAGAAGTGAAAAACCCCTATTTAATTGCCCATAATGAAAATGAATACAATGATTTCAACAACGAGGGTCTAATTTATCAATCCTTGGCTCAAGAAGGTCCCGCAATGGCCATTGGGGATGTTAACGGTGATGGTAATGATGATCTTTTCATTGGGGGGGCCAAAGGACAACCAGGCGCACTTTATCTTTTTGGGGATAATGCCAAGATTGGAAGGCCAACTTCATCCTATTTTGATGTAGATGCAGCACAGGAAGACACTGCGGCGGCTTTCTTCGATATGGACAATGACGGGGATCTAGATCTTATCGTTGGAAGTGGCGGAAACGAAATAGGTATGCAGAACACCTATGAAGCAAGGATTTATATTAATAATGGAAAAGCCAACTATACCAAGTTGAACACTAAACTGCCCAGTACCAATAAAAATATATCCGTTATAGTCACGAATGATTTCAACGGTGACGGTTACCCTGATATTTTTATTGGCTCCAGAAGTGTGGTAAGCACCTATGGTGTAGACCCAAATCATTTGTTGCTCCAAAACAATGGGGACAATACCTTTACCGACGTTACCGAAAAATCTGCCTATGACTTAAAAAATGCCGGAATGGTCACTGATGCCATCTGGGTAGATATAGATTCTGACGATAAAAAAGACTTGATTACAGTTTCTGATTGGGGAACACCTAAAATATTTAAAAACTCCGGACGTAGACTTAGTCAATGGGATACCAGCCTAGATAGCCTCAGCGGTTGGTGGGGCGCTATTGATGCAAAGGACTTGGACAATGATGGCGATATAGATCTGATCTTAGGTAACGCAGGAAGCAATCTACATTACAAACCAACCCCAGGAAATCCTATGAAGATGTGGGTAAACGATTTTGACAATGATGGTACCATTGAACAAATTGTAACCCAACGATATGACGAGGGCGATTACCCGCTACATCAAAAAAAGGAGTTAACGACCCAGATATTGGCCCTTAAAAAGGCAAACATTAAAGCTTCGGATTATGCAAAAAGAACGATAGACAAGTTATTTTCAAAAGGAGTTATAGATAATTCCATCGTTAAAACGGCTTCAACCTCAGAGTCCGTTATTGCAATCAACGAGGGGAATGGTGAATTTTCCGTCAAAATCTTACCACCACAAGTCCAATTTTCCTGTATTTGCGGTATAGCATGCACAGATGTGAATAGGGACGGCAACCTAGATCTAATAATGGCAGGGAACAATTTTGAATTTAAGCCTCAATTTTCAAGATTGGATGCCAATTACGGCAATGTTCTTTTAGGGGATGGAAAACTTGGTTTTGAATGGCAAAACTATGATAAAAGTGGAATGTTCATTAGAAATGAAGTAAAACATCTCAAAATACTTAAGGATAAATCCGGAAATCAATTTATTGTTGCGGCTATAAATAATGCTGCCCCGAAAATCTATCGCCTTCATGAGAATTAA
- a CDS encoding RagB/SusD family nutrient uptake outer membrane protein, translating to MKRFNLKIYLTSFLMAAGFVSCTDLEIEETDSFISEGFQGLENPASSLEALYGAVRGQLSDQANTYALLEVTTDAQLIPTRGADWGDNGRWRKLHQHEWGLEDADVITPFEQWNSNQLLASQILDDRSNSPEDVKLEARFLRAYAMWRILDLYGQVPFRDTSLPTTALPEVLSGQAAVDFILADLDTCISGLPSLTGNSGEELKRPGKAAARFLKAKILLNKHVYVNQLNGGGGSPDAGDMAEVISLVDAITADGYELDENYFEIFKASPDSETIWFTESNVQNMIYAPLHLNSFGLAGGGGWNGFSTLAEYYDLFEGDPNSNRVETDLTPLDGQEIRRGGVPAEGLPFTGREYTEDVEGYEFGSNVGFGFLVNQQYDLDGSKLQDRQGVDLAFTRDFVDGTGSKNLINNSERTGIRIIKYNPRFGETTLHKVQFRYADAYLMKAEAMFRSGGDPTEMINTLRVLRGANPLGSVAESDILDERGRELYTEGWRRNDLIRFGQYLRAWEFKNDAEIANQKRLLFPIPLPQLLANPNLVQNPGYE from the coding sequence ATGAAAAGATTTAATTTAAAAATTTATCTAACAAGTTTCCTGATGGCAGCGGGGTTTGTATCCTGTACCGATTTGGAAATTGAGGAAACCGATTCCTTTATATCGGAAGGTTTCCAAGGACTTGAAAACCCGGCTTCTTCATTGGAAGCATTGTATGGAGCTGTTAGGGGGCAGCTATCTGACCAAGCTAATACATATGCCCTTTTAGAAGTTACTACAGATGCTCAACTTATTCCCACTAGAGGAGCTGACTGGGGTGACAACGGTCGCTGGAGAAAATTACACCAGCACGAATGGGGCTTGGAAGATGCTGATGTTATTACACCATTTGAGCAATGGAACTCCAACCAACTATTGGCTTCACAAATTTTAGATGACAGGAGCAACTCTCCTGAAGACGTCAAGTTAGAAGCACGTTTTCTCAGAGCATATGCCATGTGGAGAATTTTAGACCTTTATGGACAAGTACCGTTCAGGGATACAAGTTTACCTACCACAGCATTGCCAGAGGTACTTTCTGGTCAGGCTGCTGTAGATTTTATCTTAGCTGACCTAGACACTTGTATATCAGGTTTACCTTCACTTACAGGAAATTCAGGGGAAGAGCTGAAAAGACCTGGTAAAGCAGCCGCTAGATTCTTAAAAGCAAAAATTCTTTTAAACAAACATGTTTATGTAAACCAGTTAAACGGTGGTGGTGGATCTCCTGATGCAGGAGATATGGCCGAAGTCATTTCTTTGGTTGATGCTATTACAGCAGATGGATATGAATTGGACGAGAACTATTTTGAGATTTTCAAAGCCAGTCCAGACAGTGAAACGATTTGGTTCACAGAATCCAACGTACAAAACATGATTTACGCTCCACTTCACTTGAATTCTTTTGGTCTAGCCGGGGGTGGCGGATGGAATGGATTTAGTACCTTGGCTGAATACTATGATTTATTCGAAGGAGACCCAAATAGCAATAGGGTTGAAACTGATCTTACTCCCTTGGATGGACAAGAAATTAGACGTGGAGGTGTTCCTGCAGAAGGACTTCCATTTACCGGTAGAGAATATACAGAAGATGTAGAAGGATATGAATTTGGCTCCAACGTTGGTTTTGGATTTTTAGTAAACCAACAATACGATTTGGATGGAAGTAAATTACAAGACAGACAGGGCGTTGATTTGGCCTTTACTAGAGATTTTGTAGACGGAACCGGTTCCAAAAATTTGATAAATAATAGTGAAAGAACAGGTATTCGAATTATTAAATACAATCCCCGTTTTGGTGAAACTACATTGCATAAAGTGCAGTTTAGATATGCCGACGCCTATTTAATGAAAGCGGAAGCAATGTTCAGAAGCGGTGGTGACCCAACTGAAATGATTAATACACTACGTGTGTTAAGGGGTGCGAATCCACTTGGTTCAGTAGCTGAAAGCGACATTCTTGATGAAAGAGGAAGGGAATTATATACTGAAGGTTGGAGAAGAAATGATTTAATTCGTTTTGGACAATATCTTAGAGCATGGGAATTTAAGAATGATGCGGAAATTGCAAATCAGAAAAGATTGTTGTTCCCCATCCCATTACCACAGCTATTGGCCAATCCAAATTTGGTGCAAAATCCAGGTTACGAATAG